In Panthera tigris isolate Pti1 chromosome C1, P.tigris_Pti1_mat1.1, whole genome shotgun sequence, the following proteins share a genomic window:
- the FAM43B gene encoding protein FAM43B yields MLPWRRNKFVLVEDEAKCKAKSLSPGLAYTSLLSSFLRSCPDLLPDWPLERLGRVFRSRRQKVELNKEDPTYTVWYLGNAVTLHAKGDGCTDDAVGKIWARCGPGGGTKMKLTLGPHGIRMQPCERSAAGGSGGSGGRRPAHAYLLPRITYCTADGRHPRVFAWVYRHQARHKAVVLRCHAVLLARAHKARALARLLRQTALAAFSDFKRLQRQSDARHVRQQHLRAGGAAASVPRAPLRRLLNAKCAYRPPPGERGRGAPRLSSIQEEDEEEEDGDAEERERPEVLSLARELRTCSLRGAPAPPPPAQPRRWKAGPRERAGQAR; encoded by the coding sequence atGCTGCCCTGGAGACGCAACAAATTCGTGCTAGTGGAGGACGAGGCCAAGTGCAAGGCGAAGAGCCTGAGTCCGGGACTCGCCTACACGTCGCTGCTCTCCAGCTTCCTGCGCTCCTGCCCGGACCTGCTACCCGACTGGCCGCTGGAGCGCCTGGGCCGCGTGTTCCGCAGCCGGCGCCAGAAAGTGGAGCTCAACAAGGAGGACCCGACCTACACCGTGTGGTACCTGGGCAACGCCGTCACCCTGCACGCCAAGGGCGACGGCTGCACCGACGACGCCGTGGGCAAAATCTGGGCGCGCTGCGGGCCGGGCGGGGGCACCAAGATGAAGCTGACGCTGGGGCCGCACGGCATCCGCATGCAGCCGTGCGAGCGCAGCGCCGCGGGGGGCTCGGGGGGCTCCGGGGGCCGCCGGCCGGCGCACGCCTACCTGCTGCCGCGCATCACCTACTGCACCGCGGACGGGCGCCACCCGCGCGTCTTCGCCTGGGTCTACCGCCACCAGGCGCGCCACAAGGCCGTGGTGCTGCGCTGCCACGCCGTGCTGCTGGCGCGGGCGCACAAGGCGCGCGCCCTGGCCCGCCTGCTCCGCCAGACCGCGCTGGCGGCCTTCAGCGACTTCAAGCGGCTGCAGCGCCAGAGCGACGCGCGCCACGTGCGCCAGCAGCACCTCCGTGCAGGGGGCGCCGCCGCCTCGGTGCCCCGCGCCCCGCTGCGCCGGCTGCTCAACGCCAAGTGCGCCTACCGGCCGCCGCCCGGCGAGCGCGGCCGTGGGGCCCCGCGCCTCAGCAGCATCCAGgaagaggacgaggaggaggaggacggagACGCGGAGGAGCGCGAGCGGCCCGAGGTGCTCAGCCTGGCCCGGGAGCTGAGGACGTGCAGCCTGCGGGGCGccccggcgccgccgccgccggcgcaGCCCCGCCGCTGGAAGGCGGGCCCCAGGGAGCGGGCGGGCCAGGCGCGCTGA